A stretch of DNA from Paenibacillus albus:
CTAATCATTTATTATCCGCTTCGCCACGAAGGCAGCGCGCATATTGTAACGAACGGCGACCAGACGGATACAATCTGGGAAGCGATCAAATCCGGCGGTACGTTCGAAGGGGCGCTTGCAACGCGCACGTACGAGCCAGACCCGCCGAACTTCACGCCGCGTATCTCGGGTATCGTTGATTTGAACGATGCACAGAACTCGTACAAGCTGTCGATTCTGAAGTCCAACGAGAACGACGAGTCCCAGACGAAACGCCAATATTTCCACTACGAGCAAGCGATTGCGGGTTACGGACACTTCATCTCCACTTACGTGGGCGATGGCAATCCGCTGCCTTCGTTCGCCGGCGAGCCGCAGGTGGCTCCGCTGTTCGACGATGAGCAGGAGACAGCACGCTTCTATTGGGATTTGCTTGACGGAGATAACAAGATTTCGCTGCTCGTGAAGACGATTCGTATTGAGGACGGCGAGACGACGCTGACGGTTGTGAACCGTCCGGCTGAAGGAGGCGCTTAACCGATGCGGATTATGGTTATCGGCGGCGGCGGACGTGAGCATACCATCGTCTGGGCGCTGAACAAAAGCGATAAAGTAAGCAAAATCTTCTGCGCGCCAGGCAACGCCGGCATCGCGGAGCTAGCCGAATGCGCGCCGATCCCGGTTAACCGGTTCGATGAGCTCATCCAGTTCGCTTGCGACAACGAGATCGATCTTGTTGTTGTAGGACCGGATGATCCGCTGGCAGACGGCATTGTCGATGCGTTCGAAGCACGCAACATTCCGATCTACGGACCACGGAAGAATGCGGCTGAGATTGAAGGCAGCAAGATCTTCATGAAGGATCTGCTGAAGAAGTACAACATCCCGACTGCGAAGTACGAGACGTTCACCGACTACGAGACAGCACTCTCTTATTTGCGTCAGCAAGAGATTCCGATTGTCGTCAAGGCAGACGGACTCGCTGCAGGCAAAGGCGTTACGGTTGCTTTCTCCATGGAAGAAGCAGAAGAAGCGTTGCAGGGTATGATGGTCGGCAAAGTGTTCGGCGAGTCCGGAGGACGCGTCGTCATCGAGGAATTCCTTGAAGGTCAAGAGATGTCGATCCTCGCTTTCGTTGATGGCGAGACGGTTCGTGCCATGGTTCCCGCACAAGATCATAAGCAGGTCTTCGACAATGACAAAGGCCCGAACACAGGCGGCATGGGTACGTACTCCCCGTTGCCGCATATCGATCCGGCGCTTGTGGAAGATGCAATCGAGAACATCATTAAGCCGACCGCTCGTGCGATGGTCAGTGAAGGCCGTCCGTTCCGCGGCGTGCTCTTCGCAGGTCTGATGATTACTAAAGCGGGTGTCAAAACAATCGAGTTCAACGCGCGCATGGGCGATCCAGAGACGCAAGTCGTGCTGCCTCGCCTGAACACCGATCTGCTCGATATCATTCTCGCTTCGATGAACGGACGACTGGATCAGCTTCAGATCGAGTGGAGCGACGAAGCAGCGGTGTGCGTTATCGCCGCATCCGAAGGCTACCCGGCATCGTATCCGAAAGGCCGTGTTATCACTGGACTGGACGCTGCTCGGGCACAAGGCGCACTCGTGTTCCACGCGGGCACGGCGCTTGTGGACGGCAACATCGTGACGAACGGCGGACGGGTGCTCGGCATCGTCGGCCGCGGCCGCGATATTGCGGAAGCTCGCGCGAAAGCGTACGAAGCAGTGAGCGCGATTCATTTTGACGGCATGCACAGCCGTACTGATATCGCGGCGAAGGCATTGCGTTAATTTAGTAGAAATATAGAAGAAATGTAGAACCGCAGCCCTAACCGGCTGCGGTTTTTTTGTGCGCTGCATATGACGATTAACCTGCACCGTGGCTAGCTTTTCCAGCCGTGTGTTACCTCTTTGTAACTACATATGCCACTCAATTCTATTAAGATAGGGTATAGTAGAATCATAGAGTGAAAGATTGCGAGGGGATTAACATGCGGTTACTGACTCCATTGGGAAGCCCAAATAGAATAGCCGCAATGATTGTGGCAACCCTGATGATAGGAGCGATGACGAGCGGCTGCGGCAATAAGGAGCCTTATGTTAAGCATGCATCTGTTATTGATGTGAACTTGCCGATAAAGAAAGACGACACAGAGGCAAAGGGGAAGACCGGTCTGGCTGCTGATAAGCCGAAGAACGATGTCGTAACGGCTGACGTTGGCGTGAAGGAAGGCGGCGGGGTTGTTCTAGCGACTGCAGAGCCTGCCAAGTCAAACGGCACACAGGAGAAACCGAAAGCGGATCCAGTAAAAAATACAGGGACTGCATCCACGCAGCAGAAGCCTGCTCAGAAGAAAACGGTACAACCGATTCTGCTGCAGAAGCCGACTGAGCCGGATGTGAATTATATATCGAAGCAGGGAGAGAAGCTTGTTGCGCTGACGTTCGACGACGGGCCGGATTCACATTTTACACCTGCGATTCTGTCGATTCTCAAAGCAAGCAAAATTCATGGCACCTTCTTCACGGTAGGCACTCAAGTGAATCGCTATGGCACGATGATGAAGCGCATTAAAGCTGACGGCAATGAAATTGGCAACCATAGCTATTCACATAAGGACTTGAGCAAGCTTGATCGCAACCAGATTCTGAGCCAAATTAAGCAAGCCGATGTGCTTATCAACAAACAAGCCGGCTTTGTGCCGCGGATTGTCCGTGCGCCTTACGGTGCGGTATCGCCGCTGCTTAGAACAATCATGAAAGAAAATCACCGCGATCTGATTGGCTGGTCGGTGGATACGCGGGACTGGGCAGGCAGCTCAGTGGCTACGATGCGGGCCAATGTGAACAAGAACACGCATCCTGGCGGCATTATTCTGATGCATTCATTCGGCAGCAAGCTCGACAACACGGTCCAGCTGTTGCCGCTCATTATTAAAGACTTGAAGAACAAGGGCTATACATTCGTCACGGTAAGTGAACTGCTGGCAGCTAAAGCGAATCATAAGGCGAAAAAATAGCACCACACCACACCACACCGATACCGCAGGGAGGGAAGGCGACGATGAAGCGAAAATACAGCATACGGCGAAGCGCGTTCTTCCTGATCGGACTGTTGGTGTTCATTGTAGTGTCAGGCTGTCAATTCACGGCCACACCGGCTGATCTACTGCAAGGTCCGCGTTCAACGCCGGATGGAGCAGCGCTTACTGCTGCTGTCCAGCGCGAGCTTCCCGCAAGGGCAAAGCTGTCGCTCGCCATGCAGGAGTCATCGAATACGGCGGTGCTGAAGATGGATGTTGATGGCGATGGACAGCCGGAAGCTCTCGTTACCTATGCCGATGAAGGCTCCAATCAGCATGTGCTGGTGCTGCGGAATGTGAATGGCGCATGGCGCAAATGGTTTATTTTCGCGGAGACGTCGAGCTATGGAATAGATGTGCTGCGTACGACCGACCTTGACCGGGACGGCGAGCCGGAGCTGCTCATTGGTTGGAATCAATACGGCGAGCCGAAGCATATGCTCACGTTGTATCATGTTCCCGTGAATACGGATGAGGTGAATGTGCCAAAGCCGATCGCGGAGCTGCCTTATGACACGATGGGGATTGGTGATGGGCAAGGCGACGGGCGGCCGGAACTGGCACTCATTAAGCTGCAGCGGGATAAGATGCAAGCGTCCATCGGGATTTATCAGTTCGCAGCCAACCAAGTGCAGAAGGTCGGTGCGGCTGAGCTGGATGGGTCGGTGAACGATTATTTGCAGGTGAGGCTGGGCAAAGTGTCGCCGGATCGTTATGGCATCATTGCAGATGCCTCTATCGGCGCGAATTCCTCGACGACGACGATGCTTGCTTGGGAAGCAGGAAAGCTCGTTCAAGTGTATCCGCCGCGGGCAACGGGTGATGATCAGGTGCAAATTAATGCAAGGACGCAGCTGAGCGGCGACCGCAACGGCGACGACATTCTCGATCTGACGATGCTGCGTGAAGCGCCTGGGCAATCCGAAGGTGTTGCTTATAGCGATTTGCTCTGGATTGAGCAGTATAGACAATGGGACGGGCACAGCTATTTCTCAGTCGTCGGCCAGCAGTATGTCGATCCCAACCAGACGTATGCAGTCACGATTCCGGATTCGTGGAGCAACTATACATTTAGCCGTTTGAAGGATGGCAGCGACAGCGATGTGGCACTGGATGCTTTTGATCCTGTTAAAGGGCTGCACAAGGAAATACTGGCGCTTAGAGTCATCCCGATCGCGGAATGGAGTAAAGAAGAGCATCAGCTGAACGAGGACGGAAGCCGATATCTTGAGCTTGAAACGCAGGGTGGGCTCGTCTATGTTGCGATATGGAATGAGATGGCTGCCTCTGGAAAAGATAGCGCAGACACTGAGTCTGCCTCGGATTCGGATGGGGATGAGCAGCAGGCGCGCAAATTGACCGGCGTGTTCCCGCCAGATGAAGCGGAGATGAAGCAGCTGTTCAAGCTGCTGCCAGAAGCTTAAGGCTGGAAGTAGAGAGAAGGGGGGAAGAAGCTTTGCGTATTCTATTCGTTGAGGATGAAGAGGCAATCCGCGGATTCGTCCGCATTAATTTGCGCCGGGGCGGAATGGAAGTGACGGAGGCGGAAGACGGGGAGAGCGCGCTTGCGCTCGCGCAGGCGGCTTCTCCGCCTTTTGACGTTGCTCTGCTTGACGTGATGCTGCCGAAGATGAGCGGGTTTGAAGTATGCGAGCAGCTGCGTCAGCAGTTTCCGCGTATGGGCATTATTATGCTGACTGCCAAATCACAGGAGGAAGATAAAATACGCGGCCTCGAGCTTGGCGCTGACGATTACGTGCAGAAGCCGTTCAGCCCCGGCGAATTGGTCGCGCGGCTTCATGCGCTGAAGCGGCGCATGCTGCCGCTTGAGGACGCAGGCGCAGCAAACCAGGGGCCAGGCACTGCGACGAGCAGCGAGAGCGGGGATACCGCAGCGGGAGCCGGTGCTGGCGGCGGTGCGGCAAGCGAAGGCGGCGCTGCTGGCAGCACCGCGGGCGATGTGCCGCAGCTTGGCGCGTTCCCGGCGCATGCTGCGCCAAGCACGGCGAGTGCCGATCATGGCGAGCAGTCGGCGGCACAAGTACGCCGATCGTCGGAGCTTCGCTCCGGCCCATTCCGCCTCTCTGCGGCGGAGCGCAAGCTGTGGAAGGACGGCACGGAGATCGTGCTCACGCCGACGGAATGGACGCTTGTGAAGCTGCTTATGGAGCGGGAAGGCGAAGGATTAAGCCGCGACGACATCTTGAACTCGGTATGGGGCCGCCATTATGTCGGCGATCTGAAGATCGTTGACGTCAACATCCGCCGCATTCGGCAGAAGATCGAGATCAACCCTTCCGAGCCGCGTCATATAGAGACGCTCTGGGGCTTCGGCTACCGATGGAAGAGGGGCGAGGAGCAATGAGCGGCAGTCTTCGAACCCGTATCGTTCGAAGCTACGGCATCCTGATCGTACTCGTTGTCGTGATGCTTGGCACGATGTTCGGCACGCTCGTATGGAATTACTATTACAGCAGCGCCGTTGGTTCCGTCCTTCAGCGGGCGGAGACCGAGGCGGCGATCCATACTCGCACCATTGCGTACGAGCCGATGAAGTCGAAAGCCAAATATATGCTGCAAAATATGTCCGAAGGTTCGACGCACCTTCAGCTGCTTACTAGCACCGGTGCACTCGTTGTGGACAGCAACGGACTCGGCAGCAGCTCCGGCGTGAGCGAGATAGAGCAGACGCCCGATGTCGATCAGGCCAAGAAGGGCAAGAAAGGGATCTGGCGCGGTGCCGATCCCGTTACCGGCGAGCGAATCGCAGCCGTGACCTTGCCCGTGCTGCAAGGACCGCGAGTGGTCGCGATGTTTCGTTATACGGCATCGCTTGAAGAGGTTGACAGGACCGTTCGCAACATCCTCTGGATTACGGTGCTTGTGGGAACCATTGTCGTCCTGCTATTCTTCACGATGAGCGTGCTCATGGCGAACCGGATTGCGAGGCCAATCCGCAACTTAACGCGCGTAGCAGAGAAGATGGCGGAGGGCGACTGGACCCGCCGAGCTGTTCATCTCCATGACCGCGATGAGATCGGCCGGCTTGCGGAGACGCTCAATACGATGGCCTCCGAGCTGACACGCCGGGAGAAGCTGAAGGAGGACTTCATCTCCTCAATCTCGCATGAGCTGCGGACGCCGCTTACGTCAATCAGAGGCTGGAGCGAGACGCTCGCATCCGGCGATCCCGGCGACATCGAGGAGCTGAATATGGGGCTGTCGATTATCGGGCGAGAGACAGAGCGGCTGTCCGGCCTTGTCGAGGACTTGCTCGACTTTTCTAAGCTGTACGCCAAGAGCATCGTGCTTCATCCTGAGACGCTCGACATTCGCCGTACAATTGGAGAGACGCTGCGGCAATTCGTCGCCCGCGGTCATCGCGAGTCCATTCGGATTATCGGCAAATACAGCGATGAACCGCTAGTAGCGAAGGTGGATGCGAACCGGCTGAAGCAGGTGTTCATCAACGTACTCGATAATGCGCTGAAGTTCACGCCTAGCGGCGGTACCGTGACGGTGACCGGCGAGTGTAAATCCGGCGAGGCCCAAATTACGATCCAAGATACAGGTCCCGGAATCGCGCCTGAGGATCTGCCTCATGTCACGGAGAAGTTCTACAAAGGGACAAGCCAGCGATCAGGAAGCGGCCTGGGCCTTGCGATATGCAAAGAAATCGTCGAGCTGCACGGCGGGCGGTTTCAAGTGAGCAGCGCGGAGTCCGAAGGGACGACAGTACTCATCTCGATCCCGCTTGTGCCGGAGGAAGAGCGGCAAGAAGCTGCAACTGGTCACAGTTGAACACACCAAATAACCCGATTGGTCACCGTGCTGTTTGTCGCACAACGCTAATCGGGTTATCTTTTTGCCAAGCAAGCACTACTCCTTGTAGAATAACGACTTGTGATTCTTGGAGACGAAGAAGACAGCAATCGCCAAGAGCACAATGATGGTGACGGAAAACCAATGGTTCGAGATCCAATGAAGAATGGTTGACATGTACGAACAACCTCCTGACCGCGTATGCGCGAGCTTCCGTTTATGGCTAGTATGCAGAAGATTGGGCCTTTCAATTCCAGCCAAGGATGGAAGACAATGCTACCTTTTCTATGGTCTAATGAAGTATAATCCTCATACAGGCGACAAAATTCCCCAGGAAGCGGGTAAGCAGATGACAAAAGCGAATCAGAATCGAACGAAGCGTACGATGGGCTATGGTGCCGCGTTGCTGCTGCTTGCAGCGTTCATGCTCACCGGCTGCAGCGAGGATAAGAAATTGAACGCCAATGCGTCAGAGCCTGTAACGGCTCCCGCGACAGATGCGAACGCCAATCAGCCGGCCGATACGGCCCCGATTGATCCGCCAGCCGTTGACCCTCCACAATATACCGCACCGCTAACAGGGCTCGCGCAAGACAGCGAGGCGAAAAACCGTCCAATTGCCGTCATGGTGAACAACTTCTCGGCTGCTCGTCCGCAATCGGGTCTGCCGAACGCCGATGTTGTCTGGGAAGTGCTCGCAGAGGGCGGAATTACGCGGCTTGTAGCTATCTTCCAGAGCTATACGGGGAGCGATCCAATCGGCCCGATCCGGAGCAACCGTCCGTATCTCATTCGCATCGGTGACGGATATCACGCGATACTCGCTCATGCTGGGGCAAGCCAGCAGGGCTATGATATTTTGCAGCATCATGGCAAGGACTATCTCGACGAGATCTCGAACGCAGGCGCGTATTTCTACCGCGAATCGTTCCGGAAGGCGCCGCACAATCTCTACTCGAATCTGGATAAGCTGCGTGCGGGAGCGGCGAAGAAGAAGTATGCGGATACGGTGGACATTCCAAATTTCCAATGGTCGGAAGCGGGTGCGACAGCAAACGGCGAGGCGGCTTCGAAGGTCGTTATTCATTTTCTGCTGAAGGACTACAAGCTCTCGTATCTGTACAATCCGAGCACGAAGCTGTACGACCGATTCATCAACGATAAGCCGCACACGGACCTGACGACGAACAAGCAGCTGACCGCTAAGAACCTTGTTGTCATCGGCGCGAAGCATAAGACCTATGACGACTATGGCCGTCTCGAGATTGACCTTGAATCAGGCGGGCCGGCGATGCTGTTCCAGGATGGCAAGAAGGTCGATTGCACGTGGGAGCGCGGCGGCGACGGAGCGATTCACATTATGAAGGACGGCCAGGAGCTGCCATTCGAGCCGGGTCATACGTTCTACCACATCGTGCCGATGACGCCGACGTTTGAAGGTCATGTGGAGATCGTGGCGGAATAGAACAATACGTTAATGGATGGGAGCTGTGAACCTGATGGGTTCCGGCTCTTTTTTTGCTGGAGCGGCGGTTAAAATCGGGTGTGGCGGAAAACACTAGGAGGGCGTGAAGGCTATCCGCTGAAAAAAAAGTTGCTGATTTTGAAATAAAGTCATAAATCCTTTACAATCCCTTAACAAATGCGAGGTAAACTATGTTAAGATATTGTCGGTTTCCTGTGGATTTTGGCGAAAAATACCTAGGAACGATAGTGTAAATCAAGCACGCTATAAACGAAGGGGATAACTATGTTTAAGAAAAAAGACGACGTTTTCTTTACAACGCTTGAGTCGATGGCGGACACAATCCTAGAAGCCGTGCATTACTTCGAGCAGAACGTTTCGAAGATTAAAGATGCAACGCAGTTCGCGAAGGCGATGAAAGAGTATGAAAGCCAGTGCGATCGTTATGTACATAAAATACTGACAGAACTGAACAAGACGTTCATCACTCCGATTGAACGTGAAGATATCCTCAAGCTGACGACGTCGCTTGACGATGTGCTTGACGGCATCGAAGCATGCGCATCCCGTTTCGAGATGTATAACATTACGGAGCCGGACGAGTATGTCACGTTGTTCGCGGACAACATCCTGCGCTGCGCACAGCAGATCAAGAAAGCGATCTATCTCTTGTCCGAGAAGAAGCTGCTTGCTATACGCGAGCCTGCTATTCACATTAACGAGCTGGAGAACCAAGCGGATGATCTGCTTCGCGTCAGCGTGAAGAGCTTGTTCACGAATGTGAAAGACCCGATCGAGCTGATCAAACGCAAAGAGATCTATGAGCGTCTAGAGCAAACGACCGACTACTGTGAGGATGTCGCCAACACACTCGAAACCATTATTATGCGCAACAGCTAAGGAGCGGGGACGAGTAGGATGGACACCATTTACATTTGGGTTGGTATCGTAATATTTCTAGCACTCGCATTCGACTTTATTAATGGTTTCCATGATACGGCCAATGCGATTGCTACTTCCGTGTCGACACGGGCACTGTCGCCGCGTATGGCGATTATTCTTGCGTCGCTCATGAACTTCATCGGCGCAGTTTTGTTTACAGGCGTAGCCAAAACCATCGGAGGCAAGGTTGCGAATCCAGCAACGCTTGACCATGGTGTGCAGGTTGTCGTCGCGACGCTGATCGGCGCCATTGCGTGGAACTTGCTCACGTGGTGGCTTGGTATTCCGTCATCGTCCTCTCATGCGCTGATCGGCGCGTTGACCGGAGCGGTTATCAGCTCCGCCGGCTTCGGTGCTATTAATTCCGCAGGCTTTGTTGATATTGTGAAAGCACTTATTTTCTCGCCGCTTATTGCATTCGCTGGTGGTTTCATCGTGATGTGGATCTTGAAGCAAATATTCGCCAGATCGAACCCGCATCTGATTAATAAAGGCTTCCGTTCCGGACAGATTTTGACGGCTGCGTTCCAGTCCTTCACGCACGGTACGAACGATGCGCAGAAAGCGATGGGTATTATTACGTTTGCGCTCGTCGCAGCAGGCATCCAGGATACGACGGATCATATTCCGATGTGGGTTAAGATCTCTGCGGCACTGGCGATGGCGCTCGGTACGTCAATCGGCGGCTGGAAGATCATTAAGACGATGGGTACGAAGATTTTCAAAATCGAGCCGATCAACGGTTTCGCGGCGGATATCGTATCTGCGAGCATTATCTTCTCCGCTACGAGCATTCACTTGCCGGTTAGTACGACGCATGTCATCACGTCTTCCATTCTCGGCGTAGGCAGCGCGAAGCGCTTCTCCGCTGTGAAGTGGGATCTCGCTGGACGAATCGTTCTGTCGTGGATCATCACGATTCCGATTGCGGCAATTCTGTCGGCATTGATCTATCAAGTGATCGCTTTGTTTATCTAGTGGTGAAAAAGCCGGAACTCTCGTGGGCGCTTGAGGCGCTTAGAGGGTTCCGGCTTTGTTGTTGGGGTGGAGTGTTAGGAGAGTAAGGATCGATAAGGGAGTAGAGGAGTAAAGGTGTAAAGGGAGAAAGAGCGCCAAGGAACAAGATCGTTAAGGCTAGCGGCTGACCGGACGACGTTTGCGGCGCGGACGTGAACCGCCTGGAGTGACGGTGCTCACGCCTTTCCCTTTCACTGACTTGTGCCCCTTTTTCTTGCGGCGGCGCTTAACCGGTGCATCGTCATCGTCGTCTGCTGCAAGCTTGGCGCCTTTCTTGCCTGGCGTGAAGGAGGTGGCGAGTACCTTGATGAGCGGCGCCATCTGCGAAATGCTGCCGACGACCTTCTGCACCTTGCCCATCGTCGTCACAATACCGTCGAGACCGCCCATCCGGTCAACGACGCTCTTCAGATCGTTCAGGCTGTTCGCGAGATTGAAGCCGGACTTCTCGGTCTTGGCATCTTCCGCTGCGGCGGGGAGAATGGATGTATTGGATTCGGGAAGCGGAACAATCTGCATATTCGATGCAGGTTGAATGGAGAACGTAGGGACACCGCCGGAGAATTCATTCGACACTTCGGTCGTGTTGAATGGAACGGGCGAGGTAATCCCGACGCTTTTATTGTTTTTGCCGAGGAAAGGGTCGGAGATGCCCGGGAATTGGCTCTGCCCCTGATTTTGCAGGCCTTGACCTGGCCCTGGACCGCCGTGGGGCTGCGGCGTGTTGCGGCCTGACGGATCGTAGCGGTAGTTCACGGGAGATCACACCTTTGTTCCTTATTTGTATACGTTAGTCTATGGTGTAGGCGAACATACGGATTGGACGATAGCCCGCATGCGCGGAATTAATTTCCGCGTTTGCCTGAGGGCGCGGGGTGGTTGGTGAAGAAGCGAAACACTAGACGCGGCCTGGCATCCTTCTATTCTGTAAAGCGGTGATGCTTGAAAATTCTACTAGAAAGGACTACAATGAGCATATTAGTTCATGGTAGGAGTGAGCGGACGATGCAATTGAAGAAGCTGAATGATAAATCAATCGACCAGCTGTTCGAGGCGGTTTTAACGCTGAAGACGGTGGAAGAGTGCTATATTTTCTTTGACGATCTTTGTACGGTGAATGAGATTCAGTCGCTGTCCCAGCGGCTTGAAGTAGCGCGTATGCTAGGCAAAGGCGCGACATATAATCAGATCGAAGCGGAGACAGGCGCAAGCACGGCGACGATCTCGCGTGTGAAGCGTTGCCTCAACTACGGCAATGACGGTTACAAAATGGCGCTGGAGCGTTCAGGGCGCTAATAGCTGCACAGGATGATGATCGAATGAAATCAGAAATGAAATTAGGAGTAACACCCGAGGCAAAACTAGGAGTAGAACCAGAAGCAAACCTAGGAGTAAAACCAGGAGTGCTTGTGGTAAGCCACGGCTCACGCGAAGCGGAT
This window harbors:
- a CDS encoding IMP cyclohydrolase, translating into MSTNTTTKWKALADATIQRLQENSYPGRGIVIGLTPDATRYVQVYWIMGRSENSRNRVFIPEENGFLRTEAADPAKLTDPSLIIYYPLRHEGSAHIVTNGDQTDTIWEAIKSGGTFEGALATRTYEPDPPNFTPRISGIVDLNDAQNSYKLSILKSNENDESQTKRQYFHYEQAIAGYGHFISTYVGDGNPLPSFAGEPQVAPLFDDEQETARFYWDLLDGDNKISLLVKTIRIEDGETTLTVVNRPAEGGA
- the purD gene encoding phosphoribosylamine--glycine ligase — its product is MRIMVIGGGGREHTIVWALNKSDKVSKIFCAPGNAGIAELAECAPIPVNRFDELIQFACDNEIDLVVVGPDDPLADGIVDAFEARNIPIYGPRKNAAEIEGSKIFMKDLLKKYNIPTAKYETFTDYETALSYLRQQEIPIVVKADGLAAGKGVTVAFSMEEAEEALQGMMVGKVFGESGGRVVIEEFLEGQEMSILAFVDGETVRAMVPAQDHKQVFDNDKGPNTGGMGTYSPLPHIDPALVEDAIENIIKPTARAMVSEGRPFRGVLFAGLMITKAGVKTIEFNARMGDPETQVVLPRLNTDLLDIILASMNGRLDQLQIEWSDEAAVCVIAASEGYPASYPKGRVITGLDAARAQGALVFHAGTALVDGNIVTNGGRVLGIVGRGRDIAEARAKAYEAVSAIHFDGMHSRTDIAAKALR
- a CDS encoding polysaccharide deacetylase family protein: MIVATLMIGAMTSGCGNKEPYVKHASVIDVNLPIKKDDTEAKGKTGLAADKPKNDVVTADVGVKEGGGVVLATAEPAKSNGTQEKPKADPVKNTGTASTQQKPAQKKTVQPILLQKPTEPDVNYISKQGEKLVALTFDDGPDSHFTPAILSILKASKIHGTFFTVGTQVNRYGTMMKRIKADGNEIGNHSYSHKDLSKLDRNQILSQIKQADVLINKQAGFVPRIVRAPYGAVSPLLRTIMKENHRDLIGWSVDTRDWAGSSVATMRANVNKNTHPGGIILMHSFGSKLDNTVQLLPLIIKDLKNKGYTFVTVSELLAAKANHKAKK
- a CDS encoding FG-GAP repeat domain-containing protein; the protein is MKRKYSIRRSAFFLIGLLVFIVVSGCQFTATPADLLQGPRSTPDGAALTAAVQRELPARAKLSLAMQESSNTAVLKMDVDGDGQPEALVTYADEGSNQHVLVLRNVNGAWRKWFIFAETSSYGIDVLRTTDLDRDGEPELLIGWNQYGEPKHMLTLYHVPVNTDEVNVPKPIAELPYDTMGIGDGQGDGRPELALIKLQRDKMQASIGIYQFAANQVQKVGAAELDGSVNDYLQVRLGKVSPDRYGIIADASIGANSSTTTMLAWEAGKLVQVYPPRATGDDQVQINARTQLSGDRNGDDILDLTMLREAPGQSEGVAYSDLLWIEQYRQWDGHSYFSVVGQQYVDPNQTYAVTIPDSWSNYTFSRLKDGSDSDVALDAFDPVKGLHKEILALRVIPIAEWSKEEHQLNEDGSRYLELETQGGLVYVAIWNEMAASGKDSADTESASDSDGDEQQARKLTGVFPPDEAEMKQLFKLLPEA
- a CDS encoding response regulator transcription factor, whose protein sequence is MRILFVEDEEAIRGFVRINLRRGGMEVTEAEDGESALALAQAASPPFDVALLDVMLPKMSGFEVCEQLRQQFPRMGIIMLTAKSQEEDKIRGLELGADDYVQKPFSPGELVARLHALKRRMLPLEDAGAANQGPGTATSSESGDTAAGAGAGGGAASEGGAAGSTAGDVPQLGAFPAHAAPSTASADHGEQSAAQVRRSSELRSGPFRLSAAERKLWKDGTEIVLTPTEWTLVKLLMEREGEGLSRDDILNSVWGRHYVGDLKIVDVNIRRIRQKIEINPSEPRHIETLWGFGYRWKRGEEQ
- a CDS encoding sensor histidine kinase → MSGSLRTRIVRSYGILIVLVVVMLGTMFGTLVWNYYYSSAVGSVLQRAETEAAIHTRTIAYEPMKSKAKYMLQNMSEGSTHLQLLTSTGALVVDSNGLGSSSGVSEIEQTPDVDQAKKGKKGIWRGADPVTGERIAAVTLPVLQGPRVVAMFRYTASLEEVDRTVRNILWITVLVGTIVVLLFFTMSVLMANRIARPIRNLTRVAEKMAEGDWTRRAVHLHDRDEIGRLAETLNTMASELTRREKLKEDFISSISHELRTPLTSIRGWSETLASGDPGDIEELNMGLSIIGRETERLSGLVEDLLDFSKLYAKSIVLHPETLDIRRTIGETLRQFVARGHRESIRIIGKYSDEPLVAKVDANRLKQVFINVLDNALKFTPSGGTVTVTGECKSGEAQITIQDTGPGIAPEDLPHVTEKFYKGTSQRSGSGLGLAICKEIVELHGGRFQVSSAESEGTTVLISIPLVPEEERQEAATGHS
- a CDS encoding DUF3048 domain-containing protein; translation: MTKANQNRTKRTMGYGAALLLLAAFMLTGCSEDKKLNANASEPVTAPATDANANQPADTAPIDPPAVDPPQYTAPLTGLAQDSEAKNRPIAVMVNNFSAARPQSGLPNADVVWEVLAEGGITRLVAIFQSYTGSDPIGPIRSNRPYLIRIGDGYHAILAHAGASQQGYDILQHHGKDYLDEISNAGAYFYRESFRKAPHNLYSNLDKLRAGAAKKKYADTVDIPNFQWSEAGATANGEAASKVVIHFLLKDYKLSYLYNPSTKLYDRFINDKPHTDLTTNKQLTAKNLVVIGAKHKTYDDYGRLEIDLESGGPAMLFQDGKKVDCTWERGGDGAIHIMKDGQELPFEPGHTFYHIVPMTPTFEGHVEIVAE
- a CDS encoding DUF47 domain-containing protein; the protein is MFKKKDDVFFTTLESMADTILEAVHYFEQNVSKIKDATQFAKAMKEYESQCDRYVHKILTELNKTFITPIEREDILKLTTSLDDVLDGIEACASRFEMYNITEPDEYVTLFADNILRCAQQIKKAIYLLSEKKLLAIREPAIHINELENQADDLLRVSVKSLFTNVKDPIELIKRKEIYERLEQTTDYCEDVANTLETIIMRNS
- a CDS encoding inorganic phosphate transporter, with amino-acid sequence MDTIYIWVGIVIFLALAFDFINGFHDTANAIATSVSTRALSPRMAIILASLMNFIGAVLFTGVAKTIGGKVANPATLDHGVQVVVATLIGAIAWNLLTWWLGIPSSSSHALIGALTGAVISSAGFGAINSAGFVDIVKALIFSPLIAFAGGFIVMWILKQIFARSNPHLINKGFRSGQILTAAFQSFTHGTNDAQKAMGIITFALVAAGIQDTTDHIPMWVKISAALAMALGTSIGGWKIIKTMGTKIFKIEPINGFAADIVSASIIFSATSIHLPVSTTHVITSSILGVGSAKRFSAVKWDLAGRIVLSWIITIPIAAILSALIYQVIALFI
- a CDS encoding YerC/YecD family TrpR-related protein is translated as MQLKKLNDKSIDQLFEAVLTLKTVEECYIFFDDLCTVNEIQSLSQRLEVARMLGKGATYNQIEAETGASTATISRVKRCLNYGNDGYKMALERSGR